The DNA window TTAAAGATAATAAGGCATATCAAGGATTTTGTCAAGGGGGTACCTTCTTCAAATGAAATTAATTTCCGAAAATCGTCGGTCATGCAAGGTTGAGTATAGAATTATAAAGTTTAAAGCTTTGACACACAAGCTTTTAAATGGTATGTCATCAAGTCATAAAGTCATCAACGCATAAAAGCATCTTGACATCAAGATGACACCCTTGACTTGCCTTTCCTTTTTAAAACACATACCATATTCAGCTCTAAAGATGACACGGGACTGTTAAGGTCCCGCAAAACTTCACAATAAAATTATACAGAAGTTTTGTAGTGTGCGCAAGCTTTATGTATAATATTAAAAATGATAAGAAACTTTGTGGATCTTTGGGATATAACCCCGGACGAGGGGTGGAGTATATTGCTGAACGCTGAAAGTATAAAGCGTGGGCAGGATAGGGAAAAGCATCTTTTTGGCAAAAATGTTGGGCTTTTTTTCACAAAACCATCTACAAGAACGAGGGTATCTTTTGAGGTAGCTGTAAATCAGCTTGGTGGAAATACCATATACTTAGCTGAGCAAAGTCTTCAGATCTCAAGGGGTGAAGATCTTAAAGATACTGCAAGGACTTTATCAAGATATCTGGACTGTATAGTAATCAGGACGGACTCACACAAAAGGCTTGAAGAATATGCCAAGTACTCAACAATACCGGTGATAAATGCACTCACCGATATGTCACACCCTTGTCAAGTGCTTAGCGATGTATTCACGCTTTATGAAACCTTCAAGGAGGATATAAGGAATATAAAGATAGCGTACGTGGGTGATGGGAATAATGTATGCAACACTTGGCTGGTAGCTGCTGGGCTTTTTGGTCTTAACCTTTTTGTTGCAACTCCGGAGGGTTACGAACCGAGTAGCTACTATTATCAGGCAGGAGAAGATCTTTGTAAAATCACTGGAGGTAGCATATACCTGACCGTAAATCCCGTAGAAGCTGTAAAAGATGCGCATGTTATTTATACAGACGTTTGGGTGAGTATGAATCAGGAAAGAAGTGAAGAAAAGATAAATATGTTATTACCTTATCAGGTGAATGAAGAACTTTTATCTCATGCAAGGAAGGATGTTAAGGTAATGCACTGTCTTCCTGCTAAAAAGGGCGAGGAAATAACCGAAGAGATCTTTGAAAAGTACGCTGACTTTATTTTTACGCAAGCTGAAAACAGATTGCACACGCAAAAGGCACTGTTGAAGTTTTTAATCTCATCGGTGATATAATTTTAGAGTCATGAAGGAATTTTGGTATTGGGCTGAAGGTTATGATAAAAAGTTTATAACTACAGCCATTGAGTCGGGAGCTACTACAATAATTTTGAACGATCCCTCCAAAAAAGAAGAAGTTAAAAGACTTGGAAGGGTGAATGTGGTTTCTCAGGATGGAGATATGAAGCTGGGTGAGGATGTTGTATACGTGCTTATAAAGGGAAAGGAAGATGAGGAAAGAGCCGGGAAGTATCCTCCACACGTGAAAGTAATTGTTGAGACCACGGATTGGACGGTAATTCCTCTTGAGAATTTGGTAGCTCAAAGGGAAGAGCTTTACGCGGTAGTAAGAAACGAAGAAGAAGCAAAAACTGCTCTGAAGATACTGGAAAAGGGTGTGAAAGGTGTGGTTTTAAAAAGCGAGGATATAAATACCATAAAAAGGGTTGGAAAGGCTTTGGAGGAAGAGGAAGAAAAAGTTTCACTATCTGTAGTTAAGATCACACGCATATTTGCACTCGGTTTGGGAGACAGGGTGTGCGTGGATACCACATCCTTGCTTAACCGAGGTGAAGGTATGCTGGTAGGCAACTCTTCTGGTGGTATGTTTCTTGTGCATGCGGAAACTGAGGAAAATCCTTACGTAGCTTCAAGACCATTCCGAGTAAATGCAGGTGCTGTACACATGTATGTAAGGGTACCAAACAACAAAACCAAGTATCTGTGCGAGCTTTCTTCTGGAGATGCGGTGATGGTTTATGACTACAAAGGGAGAGGGAGACTCGTCTATGTAGGGAGATCAAAGGTGGAGAGGCGTCCAATGCTTTTGGTAGAGGGGAGGGTTGATAACAAAAAAGTTAGCGCAATACTTCAAAATGCGGAAACTATAAGACTTACAAAACCTGACGGGATGCCCATTTCCGTAGTTGAACTAAAAGAAGGTGACGAGGTTTTAGGTTACATAGAAGAAGCGGGAAGACACTTCGGTATGAAGGTGGAGGAAACGATCACGGAAAAGTGAAGATGAACATAAAAGACCTCCTTTCTGGTGTAAAAGGCATAACAGAAAATTCCAAGGATGTTAAGGAAGATTACATCTTCGTTGCTATAAAAGGATCCAAAAATGACGGACATGATTTTGTCAAGGAAGCTCTAAACAGAGGTGCAAAATGGGTGTTTGTGGAGAGGGATTTAGGACTTTCAGATGAGCGCATTGTGAAAGTGGAGGATACCAGAAGGGCTTTCGGGGAGCTTGCAGATGCCTTTTACGGTGAGCCTTCTAAAAAACTGAAAGTAATTGGTATAACAGGTACAAACGGTAAAACAACAACCACGCACTTAATAGAAGCTATCCTCAACAAAGCGGGTATAAAGACGGGTCTTGTAGGAACTGTGTATTACAGATTTTTGAACAAAATATATCAGTACGAAAGCAGGACAACACCCAACCCTACAGCTTGGCATATGACTTTAAGAAATATGCTTGAAGACGGTGCTGAAGCTGTTGTTGCTGAGGTTTCTTCACACGCTCTTGATCAAAAAAGGGTTTGGGGTACACGCTTTTGTGTGGTAGGCTTTACCAACCTCTCCCACGATCACCTTGACTATCACAAAAGCATGGAAAACTACTTTAAAGCAAAACTCAGGCTCTTTACTGAGTACGTATACGATTATGCTCTGGTAAACTCAGATGATGAGTACGGGAAAAGAATAGTCAAGGAGTTAAAGGGCAGAGCTATAACCTACGGAAAGGAAGGAAACTTTAAGATAATTGATTTCAATACAGATTTTCATGGCTCAAGGCTAAAGGTAGAGTACGAAGGGAAAATTTACGAACTATGCTCAAACCTTGTAGGAGATTTTCAGGCGTATAACCTATCTTTGGCTGTACTCTGCGGTCTCCTTTTAGGTGTGGATGCAAAAGCCATTGAGGAAGGAGTAAGAAAGGTTTATGTACCCGGTAGATTTGAAACTTACAGAGGGAATGGTTTTTTGGTGATAGTAGATTATGCGCACACGCCTGATGCTCTTGAGAATATACTCAAGAGTATAAGAAGACTATCCAAGAAAAGAGTAATAACGGTTTTTGGTGCTGGCGGAAACAGAGACAGAACAAAAAGACCACTAATGGGAAGTGTGGCAGAACGCTTGTCGGACCTTCTTGTAATAACATCGGACAATCCGCGAGACGAAGAACCTATGGACATTATAAAAGATATATGCATTGGTATAAAAGATACATCAAAGGTGATCGTGGAAGAAGACAGAAAGAAAGCTATAAATATAGCTCTGAGTCTTGCTAAGCCGGGTGATATAGTTTTGGTTGCTGGCAAAGGACACGAAGACTATCAGGAAATAAAAGGTGTGAGGCATCCCTTTAAAGACTCGGAAGTTATAAAGGAGGCTCTAAGTGTGCGACTTTGACAGTTTGCACTACAACCTCAAGGACGAACTTCTGAGAATATACAAAGAGGCGGAAGTACCCCAGCCTAAGGTAAAGATAGAGGATCTTCAGAGTGCTAAAATATGCGGACTATCTAACCTTGCTAAACTCATACTCTATCTTGAGAGGGAGGGTTACCTTACAGTGCTTAACAAAGAGGATAACTTTAGAAATTGGGAGATACGGATAGAAGCGGGTATACTTGACTTGATATTCGGCTATGGGTAAAAATACCTTATGGAGGTTTAAAAGTTATGTTTCCTGTACTTATTGAGCTATTTGGTATCAAAATATACACGTATGGTGTCCTTGTTGCAACTGGTGCGCTCTTGGCATACTTTCTCAGCTTGAAGCTTGCAAAAAAGGAAGGCTTAAACGCATCTCATATAGAAAACACACTACTTTTGGCTTTAGCTTTCGGCATAATCGGAGGTAGGCTATCTTACGTGATCGAGCATCCCGAACAGATAAAGGGATTTGTGGATGTGATCGCTATATGGAACGGCGGAATGGACTTTTTTGGTGGACTTTTTGGAGGTGTATTAGGAGTTATTGTTGGCATAGTGAGGTACAAACTTCCTGTTTGGAAGGTAGGAGACATAGCTGCGCTATCTTTGACAATTGCGCATGCTGTAGGAAGACTTGGATGTACTTCAGCAGGATGCTGTTACGGACTTCCCTTTCCAGTACAAGGTGTTTCCACGCCGGGTATTCATCTTACAACTAAGTTCCCTTTCTTTTATATGGTTTTTCCCGAGGGTGCGGTAGCTCCACCCTACATGCCACTTTATCCTACACAACTTATGGAATTCATAGGGCTTATACTCATATTCTTTCTTTTACTCTTGGCTTACAGAAAAAAACCCTTTGACGGTTTTGTATTTTCACTTTACATGATCCTTTACGGTATCCTCAGGTTCTTCCTTGAGTTTTACAGGGGTGTGACTCCTCCTATTCCCGGTATAGGTCTTACTTGGAATCAGATAGTCTCCATATTAATGGTGGTTCTTTCACCTGTGCTTATGCTCCTGCTACCGAAGGGTAAAAAGGCTCAACCCGTATAAACTTTTAAAAGCTCGTGCAGGATCCTGTTGACCAACTGAGGATTTGCTCTACCTTTGGCTAACTTCATAACTTGCCCTACCAAGAAGCCGAATATCTTTTCCTCACCATGTAGATATCTTTCTACTTCTTTGGGGTGATTTCTGAGTACCTCCTCTACGAGCTTCTTTATACTCTCTTCATCACTCACCTGTTTTAGTCCTCTTTCTTCTATAATAAGCTCGGGATCCTTACCGGTTTCTACCATAAGTTTAAGCACCTCTTTGGCAAGTTTTGAAGAGATCGTACCATTCTTTATAAAGCTTACGAGTTTGGCAAGTTGTGAGGGATTTACTGGTGACCCTTCTATGTCTTTGCCCGCTTCGTTCAAAAGCCCTAAAAGGTCGTTTAAAAGCCAATTGGATAAAAGTTTAGGTTCATGATAAAAACGTAGTGCTTCTTCAAAAAAGTCACCTACAGCTTTGAGATCCGTCATAACCTTCGCTTCATACTTGGTAAGACCGTACTTCTTCACAAACTTCTCTCTACGCTGTGAAGGGAGTTCTGGCATACGCCTTTTTATGTCCTCTACCCATTCTTTGGAAATTATCAAAGGTAGAAGATCCGGATCAGGAAAGTACCTATAGTCTTGTGCTTCTTCCTTAGTTCTCATAGGGTGAGTAAGACCAGTGGCAGGATCAAAAGTTCTCGTCTCTTGCTTTATCTGTCCTCCAGAAGACAGTATCTTTATCTGCCTTTCTATTTCACTTTCTATAGCCTTTTGGACGAATCTGAAAGAGTTTACATTCTTTATCTCCACTCTGGTACCGAGAATGTTAGAGCCTTTGGGTCTTATAGATACATTTATATCACATCTTAGCTGACCCTTTTCCATATCAGCTTTTGATACACCTGTGTATCTCATGATATTTCTGAGTTCTTCTAAAAAGAGCTTTGCCAATTCTGCAGAGTTTATATCTGGTTCGGTGACTATTTCCATCAGTGGGGTTCCCGCTCTGTTTAGATCCACGTACGTTTTTGAACCTTCATGGATGTTTTTACCTGCATCTTCCTCTATATGGAGTCTCCTTATCCTTATTTTTCTACCTTCAATCTCAAGCCATCCGTTTACAGCAAGGGGTTCCTCATACTGGGATATTTGATACCCTTTTGGAAGATCAGGATAGAAGTAATTTTTCCTTGCAAAAAGGCATCTGGTTCTTATCTCACAGTTCAGGGCGAGAGAAGCTCTTATAGCGTACTCTACAGCCTGTCTGTTAGTTACTGGCAGGCTTCCAGGAAGAGCAAGACACACGGGACATACTCTCGTATTAGGTTCAGCCCCAAACTCTACAGGACACGAGCAGAACATCTTTGTTTTTGTATCCATCTGTACGTGTATCTCAAGACCTATTACTGGTTCAAACTCCATAGCACCAATTTTACCACATAGGTTATAATCTGGTGATATGAGGAAATTAGCGTTATTTATAACATGGTCGTTTATTTTAAGTTTAGCTCTCTCCTGTCAAAAAAAGCACGAATTTTACGGTTTTGTTTACGATCAGCCCGCTTATGACTTTAAGCTCACAAACTACGATGGAAAGCAGGTAAAATTGTCTGACTACACATCAAAGGGTAATATAGTAGTCATATTTTTCGGTTATACTCATTGTCCGGATGTATGTCCAACAGCCTTGACTACACTTGCAAACATGATGAAAAAGCTTAAGGAAAATGAGAGACAAAGGGTTCAGGTTCTTTTCATAACTGTTGATCCAGAAAGGGACAGTCCGAGCGTTTTGAAGGGTTATGTACCTTTCTTCTATCCTACTTTTGTAGGTCTTACCGGAAGCCAAGAGGATATAAAGAAGGTAGCCAAAGAGTACAAGGTTTTCTACAGAAAGGTGAAAGGTGAGTCTGCCGCAGGTTATCTCGTAGATCATACAGCTACCATATACGTAGTGACCCCCGATATGAGGATAAAACTTCTCTACACTCCTGCAAAACAAGATCCGGATAAAATGGCTAAAGATATACAGTATCTGCTCAAATCTTGATAGAAGAGATCTTCAAAAGAAACGGATTTGAGTTGTCTTCCAGACAGTCGGAACTCTTTAAAATCTATATACGGGAATTAAAAAAATGGAATAGAGTACACAAGCTTACGGCTATTGAGGATGATAAGCAAATAGTTATTCGGCACTTTGTTGATTCTCTTACCTTAGCGTTGTGCTTTAGGGAAAAGGGCATAAATGTGGAGGGTAAGAGTGTGTGCGATGTGGGTTCAGGTGCCGGTTTCCCGGGTGTACCTCTCAAAATATACTACGGTGATCGCATAAACCTAACCTTGGTAGAGTCCGTTGCTAAAAAGTGTGCCTTCCTTGAATACCTGAAGGTAAAACTCGGTCTTGAATATACAGTTCTTTGTAAAAGGGCAGAGAATATTGAAGAAAGCTTTGATATAGTTGTGTGCAGGGCTTTGGGTCAACTCAAAGAGATCCTGCCCATGCTCAATAAATTAGCTCGCATCTCCGTCTTCGTGATGAAGGGTAAAGAAGCACCAAAAGGATATGACTATTGCAGAATACAAACTTACGACATAAAGGGTAGTTATATCCTTTTTCTTCCAAAAATAAGATAAGCTGTGTGGGCGGGCATTTGATCTTCTGGTCTGAGCCTTTCTGGATTTATTTTATAATGTCTCAACAGGATCTCCATCACTTCAAGATCAGTAAAAAGGGGTTTCATGAAAGATAGCAATTTACTCACCTGATTGGTAGTTGGAAGTACAAAGGCACAAACTTTACCTTGCTTTAATACTTTCCAGACCTTTTCTAAATACTCCCATGGCTCTTTCACATCAACAAAGCACGCATCAAAAAACTCTTCTTCAAAATGGGCTTCAAGGAAGTTGGTATTAAAAGCCTTTACATTGGTGCATAGATTAAATTTCTCCCAGTTTTTCAAAGCATTGGCATAAAAATCTTTGGAGGTTTCATAAGTCCACACCTCTCCGGCTAAATATGAAAGGACGGTGGTCATAGCACCACTACCTGTACCGAACTCTAACACTTTATCTGTGCGCTTTACATTTAACTTTAAAGCTATATAAAAGGCATCTTTTGGATAAACAATCTGTGTTTTCCTTTCAAAACCTAAGAGTATAATGTCTTCAAGGGTAGGGCTTAGTACAAAGAATTCACCAACCCTCTGCCCATCCTGTTTCCCCAATATATCGTGAAAGTTTATAGTGTGTCCCCGCACACTCAGACTCATGCCTTTCACAAGCTTCCTCAGATACTTCCTCTCCCTGTATAGTATAATTACGTAATCTCCTTCTTTAAAACTCATCTTAGTTCAAGTATGGCTCTTCCTAAAAAGTAAGATGCCTGAGAGTATTTTAAGGCATACTCATAATCTTTAACTCTACTGTTTTCCTTTGCTACTTGATAAAAGAGTAGCTCATAAGAATAGAGATTCTTATACTTATCTCTATATTTTCTTGAAGCGTTAAGAGTAAGAAGAGCATTTTTTAATCTTTTCTGCACTACTATGTCAAGGAGCTTTCTGTCTGAAGGTAGTTTCAAGTCATCACTTTTGAGAACCTCAAGAGCGTAAAGTACCTTATCTGCGGAGCGCTGAAGTTTGCTGTTACCCGTAGAACATCCTTCCTTTATAAGTCTGTCAGCCTCACTCATCAGCTCTTCATATATAGCATCTTTCTCAAGTGCTGTGTATCTTGACATGAGGGACGCACAATCCTGAGCGTAAGCCATCAGGCATATCATCAACAAAGCAAAAAATACCTTTCCGTACATTTTGAACTTAATTAATTATAAACACGCTGAATGAGAAATTCCTTTCAGAACAATGTTGGCATTTTATATCTAAGATCTTATGAAGTCCCAAAGTATACTTCCATGATCAAAGACGAGCTTATCAAAGGGTATATCCTCAAGCTTAAATATGTGGACTTTTTTTGCATCATCACCAGCCGAAGGACTCCCCTCAGCATCAAGAATAAAAACTACAGAAGCTACATGGAATCTCGGATCTCTATTTGGGTGAGAGTATACACCGAGCAGCTTTCTTATACTTGCGTCAAGCCCAGTCTCTTCTTTTATCTCTCTTATTACAGCTTCCTCCACAGTTTCACCAATTTGAACAAAGCCACCTGGTAGTGCAAAACCGTAAGGTGGGTAAAGCCTCTCTATAAGCACTATACCTCTGAAGGTGGTTTCTTTCCACAGCCTAACTACACCATCCACAGCCAGAAGAGGGGTTTGAGGTTTTTTCATGGATTAAAATTATAGAACCATGCTTGATCTTGAGCTTATAAGAAAGAAAAGCGATTTTGTAAAAGAGAGGCTGAGGACAAGAGGCGAAGGATATGATGAACTTGTTGATCGTATACTTGAACTTGACGAAGAAAGGAGAAGTATCCTTAAAGAGCTTGAAAATCTTAGAGCTGAGAGGAACCGTGTAAGTAAAGAAATAGGGATCATGAAAAAACAGGGTAAGGACACACTGAACCTTGAAGTGGAAATGAGAAAGATCAAGAATAGCATAGAGGAGCTTGAGGTGAAGCTTGAGATTACGGATAGAGAGTTGAAAAATGTAATGCTTCGCATACCGAATCTGCCACATGATGATGTACCTATAGGAAAGGACGAAAAAGAGAATCTTGAAGTTAGAAGGTGTGGCACTCCAAAAGAGTTTGGTTTTGAACCAAGACCTCACTGGGAAATAGGTGAGAAGTTAGGTATACTTGATTTTGAGAGGGGAACGAAACTATCTGGAAGTCGCTTCACCGTACTTAAGGGCGTTGGTGCGAAGTTAGAGAGGGCTTTAATAAACTTTATGTTGGACATGCACACAAGCAAAGGATACAAGGAGGTATTTCCACCTCATCTTGTGAGACCAGAAATTTTGGAAGGGACAGGACAATTACCAAAGTTTGAAGAAGAACTGTACGTATGCGAGAGAGACAATCTCTATCTGATACCCACTGCAGAAGTACCATTAACTAACCTTTTTAGAAATGAAATACTCAAAGAAAACGAGCTTCCCATATACCTGACATCTTACACACCATGCTACAGAAGGGAAGCTGGAGCTTATGGGAAAGATATAAGAGGTATAATACGTCAGCATCAGTTTAACAAGGTAGAACTCGTTAAGTTAGTAAGACCTGAAGATTCTTATGAGGAGTTAGAAAGGCTCACCTTAGATGCTGAAGATGTACTTAAGGCTTTGGACCTTCCTTACAGAGTGGTGCTTTTATGTACAGGCGATATGGGCTTTTCCTCAGCAAAAACTTACGATATAGAGGTTTGGTTTCCATCTCAGGGCAGATACAGGGAAGTATCTTCATGTTCCAACTGCGAAGACTTTCAGGCAAGAAGGATGAACACGAGATTTAAGGATGGTCAAGGTAGAAACAGATATGTCCACACGCTGAACGGTTCTGGACTCGCTGTAGGGAGAACGCTTGCCGCTATACTTGAAAACTACCAAAGGGAAGATGGTTCTGTAGTTGTACCGCATGCACTCAGGGATTACTTAAAAGCTGATCTTATAAAACCCGAGTGAATTTATAATAATTGTCATGGGAAGATACATAAAGATGGCTGAATCACCAACAGAAGGACATCCTGACAAACTTGCGGATTTGATAGCTGATGCTTTACTTGATGAGTTTATCAGAAAAGATCCTTACAGTAGGGTATCTCTTGAGATACTCCTCATTTCGGGAATGACCTTTGTGTCAGGGCATGTATCCACAGAGAGTTATGTAGATATTCCGGGTATAGTCAGGAGTACTATAAAGGAAGTTGGATACAACAGACCTGAGTACGGTTTTGATGCGGATACATCTGCAGTCATAACATCTATAGAAGAGCAAAGTCCGGAGATAGCGCTTGGTATATCTTCTGAAGGTGCTGGAGATACAGCAACGGTGATAGGATACGCTTGCGTTGAGACACAAAGCTATATGCCCTTGCCTATAACCTTAGCACACAATCTATCTAAGAAAATATCCGATATTAGAAAGGGTGGGAAAGCACCTTTTTTGAGACCTGATGGGAAAGCTCTTATAACTGTCGTTTACGAAAACGAAAATCCGTTATTTATCAAGGATCTTGTAGTTTTTGTTCAACACGATCCGGATGTGTCTTTAGATAACTTGAGAGAGTTTATCTATGAGGAGGCAATAAGAAAGGTTATCCCCTCAAACCTCATTTCCGAAAATACAAAAATAATGATAAACCCTTCTGGAAGGTTTGTACTCGGTGGACCTGTAGCCGATGCAGGTCAGACAGGACGAAAGATAGTGTCCGATGCTTATGGAGATGTTGCCTACTCTGGGGGAAGCGCCTTTTCTGGTAAGGATCCTACCAAAACGGACAGATCTGCCTCTTATCTTGCGAGAATGATGGCAAAGCATATAGTTGCCTGCGGGTTTGCAAGAAGATGTATGGTTCAGATGGCTTACGCCTTTGGGGTGAGTGAAGTCTTAGCCTTTGATTTGGAAACTTATGGTACCGAAACGGTGGATAAGGAGAAGATAAAAAAGGTACTCCTCGATGTATTCCCAACCGGTCCCAAAAAGATCATAGACTTTCTTGATTTGCGAAAACCTATATACAAAAAAACAGCTTGTTACGGGCACTTTGGCAAAGAAGATCTTTCTTGGGAGAAGCTTACCAAGATTGAAGAGCTAAAAGCAAAACTTTCTTAGAGTTCAAGAAGTCTATCCAGATAAATAGCACCACCAACTGCAGGTATATCCTTACCAAACATAGCGTAAAGTTTGTCGTATCTTCCACCACCTGCAATAGGGAAGCCCAGCTTTGGATGGAAGATCTCAAAGACTATACCTGTGTAATACCTTTGAAGTCTAATCTCGGACATATCAAAGCTCAAGGGAATGTCTTTCAGATACTCGGATATTTCAAGAAGTTCCTCGCACTCTTTTGAAAACTCAGCGTGCTTTCTCAAAAATTCCTCAACCACCTTCCTATCCCCCTGCATATAAAGGAGTTCCATCAGCTCAGGATACTTTTTTAGACCTGAAAAATTTTTTTCAAAGAGAGCTTTTATTATCTCATCCCTTTGTTCATACTTCTCAAGCATACTGTTTATTATGCCCATGTGACCGATATTCACCACAAAGTTATTTACTGAACACTCTATCAAATATTCGCACAGTTTTTCTATAACCTGTGCATCACTGTGAAGATCCCTCACCCCGAGATGTTCTATACCCATCTGAAACCTCTCAGTATCTTCTGAAGGTGAAAAAACGTTTCCCCAGTAATACACCTTTACAGGAAGTTCAAGGTATTTTATGCTTGAGAGGAATCTGGCAAGACTCACTGTCCAGTCTGTTCTAAGACTCAAAAGCGTACCATCTTGACATAGTCCTACAAGAAAGGGTCTGTAAGCATGAGTAAAAAGTTCGCTTTCGTACCTTTCCACCGTAGGAAGCATGACAAATTTATAATCCCTGAAGACATCGCAGGCTTTTAAAAAAGAAAGTTTCAACTTTTCAGAGTCTTCAAAGGAGAAGAATCTCTCTTCGGAGGGTAAACTATTTTCCCACATATTCTCTCCACTTTTGGACGAGTTCTTCGTCTATGTCTACAAGCACAATCTTTTGAAGATTTATGGGTATAAAGTTAGCTATCTCCTCGACCATAGCCTTAGCCGCTACATCTT is part of the Hydrogenobacter sp. genome and encodes:
- a CDS encoding NUDIX hydrolase: MKKPQTPLLAVDGVVRLWKETTFRGIVLIERLYPPYGFALPGGFVQIGETVEEAVIREIKEETGLDASIRKLLGVYSHPNRDPRFHVASVVFILDAEGSPSAGDDAKKVHIFKLEDIPFDKLVFDHGSILWDFIRS
- a CDS encoding UDP-N-acetylmuramoyl-L-alanyl-D-glutamate--2,6-diaminopimelate ligase, coding for MNIKDLLSGVKGITENSKDVKEDYIFVAIKGSKNDGHDFVKEALNRGAKWVFVERDLGLSDERIVKVEDTRRAFGELADAFYGEPSKKLKVIGITGTNGKTTTTHLIEAILNKAGIKTGLVGTVYYRFLNKIYQYESRTTPNPTAWHMTLRNMLEDGAEAVVAEVSSHALDQKRVWGTRFCVVGFTNLSHDHLDYHKSMENYFKAKLRLFTEYVYDYALVNSDDEYGKRIVKELKGRAITYGKEGNFKIIDFNTDFHGSRLKVEYEGKIYELCSNLVGDFQAYNLSLAVLCGLLLGVDAKAIEEGVRKVYVPGRFETYRGNGFLVIVDYAHTPDALENILKSIRRLSKKRVITVFGAGGNRDRTKRPLMGSVAERLSDLLVITSDNPRDEEPMDIIKDICIGIKDTSKVIVEEDRKKAINIALSLAKPGDIVLVAGKGHEDYQEIKGVRHPFKDSEVIKEALSVRL
- the rsmG gene encoding 16S rRNA (guanine(527)-N(7))-methyltransferase RsmG, whose product is MIEEIFKRNGFELSSRQSELFKIYIRELKKWNRVHKLTAIEDDKQIVIRHFVDSLTLALCFREKGINVEGKSVCDVGSGAGFPGVPLKIYYGDRINLTLVESVAKKCAFLEYLKVKLGLEYTVLCKRAENIEESFDIVVCRALGQLKEILPMLNKLARISVFVMKGKEAPKGYDYCRIQTYDIKGSYILFLPKIR
- a CDS encoding SCO family protein codes for the protein MRKLALFITWSFILSLALSCQKKHEFYGFVYDQPAYDFKLTNYDGKQVKLSDYTSKGNIVVIFFGYTHCPDVCPTALTTLANMMKKLKENERQRVQVLFITVDPERDSPSVLKGYVPFFYPTFVGLTGSQEDIKKVAKEYKVFYRKVKGESAAGYLVDHTATIYVVTPDMRIKLLYTPAKQDPDKMAKDIQYLLKS
- the argF gene encoding ornithine carbamoyltransferase → MIRNFVDLWDITPDEGWSILLNAESIKRGQDREKHLFGKNVGLFFTKPSTRTRVSFEVAVNQLGGNTIYLAEQSLQISRGEDLKDTARTLSRYLDCIVIRTDSHKRLEEYAKYSTIPVINALTDMSHPCQVLSDVFTLYETFKEDIRNIKIAYVGDGNNVCNTWLVAAGLFGLNLFVATPEGYEPSSYYYQAGEDLCKITGGSIYLTVNPVEAVKDAHVIYTDVWVSMNQERSEEKINMLLPYQVNEELLSHARKDVKVMHCLPAKKGEEITEEIFEKYADFIFTQAENRLHTQKALLKFLISSVI
- a CDS encoding prolipoprotein diacylglyceryl transferase family protein, with product MFPVLIELFGIKIYTYGVLVATGALLAYFLSLKLAKKEGLNASHIENTLLLALAFGIIGGRLSYVIEHPEQIKGFVDVIAIWNGGMDFFGGLFGGVLGVIVGIVRYKLPVWKVGDIAALSLTIAHAVGRLGCTSAGCCYGLPFPVQGVSTPGIHLTTKFPFFYMVFPEGAVAPPYMPLYPTQLMEFIGLILIFFLLLLAYRKKPFDGFVFSLYMILYGILRFFLEFYRGVTPPIPGIGLTWNQIVSILMVVLSPVLMLLLPKGKKAQPV
- a CDS encoding tRNA (adenine-N1)-methyltransferase, producing the protein MSFKEGDYVIILYRERKYLRKLVKGMSLSVRGHTINFHDILGKQDGQRVGEFFVLSPTLEDIILLGFERKTQIVYPKDAFYIALKLNVKRTDKVLEFGTGSGAMTTVLSYLAGEVWTYETSKDFYANALKNWEKFNLCTNVKAFNTNFLEAHFEEEFFDACFVDVKEPWEYLEKVWKVLKQGKVCAFVLPTTNQVSKLLSFMKPLFTDLEVMEILLRHYKINPERLRPEDQMPAHTAYLIFGRKRI
- the gatB gene encoding Asp-tRNA(Asn)/Glu-tRNA(Gln) amidotransferase subunit GatB, giving the protein MEFEPVIGLEIHVQMDTKTKMFCSCPVEFGAEPNTRVCPVCLALPGSLPVTNRQAVEYAIRASLALNCEIRTRCLFARKNYFYPDLPKGYQISQYEEPLAVNGWLEIEGRKIRIRRLHIEEDAGKNIHEGSKTYVDLNRAGTPLMEIVTEPDINSAELAKLFLEELRNIMRYTGVSKADMEKGQLRCDINVSIRPKGSNILGTRVEIKNVNSFRFVQKAIESEIERQIKILSSGGQIKQETRTFDPATGLTHPMRTKEEAQDYRYFPDPDLLPLIISKEWVEDIKRRMPELPSQRREKFVKKYGLTKYEAKVMTDLKAVGDFFEEALRFYHEPKLLSNWLLNDLLGLLNEAGKDIEGSPVNPSQLAKLVSFIKNGTISSKLAKEVLKLMVETGKDPELIIEERGLKQVSDEESIKKLVEEVLRNHPKEVERYLHGEEKIFGFLVGQVMKLAKGRANPQLVNRILHELLKVYTG
- a CDS encoding 3-dehydroquinate synthase II, which encodes MKEFWYWAEGYDKKFITTAIESGATTIILNDPSKKEEVKRLGRVNVVSQDGDMKLGEDVVYVLIKGKEDEERAGKYPPHVKVIVETTDWTVIPLENLVAQREELYAVVRNEEEAKTALKILEKGVKGVVLKSEDINTIKRVGKALEEEEEKVSLSVVKITRIFALGLGDRVCVDTTSLLNRGEGMLVGNSSGGMFLVHAETEENPYVASRPFRVNAGAVHMYVRVPNNKTKYLCELSSGDAVMVYDYKGRGRLVYVGRSKVERRPMLLVEGRVDNKKVSAILQNAETIRLTKPDGMPISVVELKEGDEVLGYIEEAGRHFGMKVEETITEK